The Victivallis sp. Marseille-Q1083 DNA window AACTAAAACTATTATTGATAATTATGCAATGGAAAAAAATAAATTCCCCGATCGTGAATTTGTCATTAATTCACTTGAAAATTATAAGGTTTCACATACCAAGCATGGTATTTCTTTATTCTATTGGCCTGATGGTTATAGAAATAGTTCTATAGTTGATAAAAATATTTATATAATGGTTAAAGATCCATGCAACCAACAAATAAGTTACTTTGTGTCAGAAAATGGGAAAAATCTTTTTCCAGTAAAATATTTAATATATTATAATGATGAACTTGACAAAATACTTAATAACGAGAACCCGCTTATAATGGTTATAAAAGAAGAAGAATAAAAGAAAATGATGCTTTCGCACGTCGTGTAAGGATAAATTATGAATTTCATCATATATATAATATTTTCTTTATATACAATTCCACCTCATCTATTAATTAACCTGAATATTGCATGAAACTTTCGAATCGTCGAGAAATGTTCAGAAGATTCGGAAGTTTTTATTTTCAGAGTCGGATATTGTCGTTTTTTTGCAAATTGAGCATATTCCCCCTTTCCCCCGTTGTTGATCTGCAAGCCGGGGACAGCTCACCAGACGATTATTCTATGGCAATGATTTTTGCGGCGATCAGGCGCAACAGTTCCTGATTCGGACAAGCACTTGAAAGAGCAACATAAATTTTTCTGGTATTCCGCCGAATAATGGCACCGATTTTCACCAGGTATAAGCGAATGCTGCCGCAGGTAGCCTCGGCAAATTGAGTTCCTGTCAACAACAATGCCCGAAACCGTTCCATGAGAATATAAGCCAAACTTGAAAGCAGAAGTCGGAATTGATTTGCCGCAAAGTCATGGCAGCTCGTCCGATCAGCGAAAAGATCCAGCTGCTGTTCCTTGATCCTGTTTTCCATCTCTCCTCGGGCGCAATAGACTTTTTCATAAAGATATTGTCCATCATCATCATCAAGATTGGTGACGATAAAACGATTATTCGGTCCGGGGGAGTTGAATTCCGCTTTGGCAATCACCCGACGCGGGTATTTCCAAGTTCCTGCCGCATATTCGAACTGAGTAAACAGTTTTGCTTTTTCATGTGTTTCGTTGTAAAGTGCTTCCGCTTTGATTTGAAGATCTTTTGATAATTCCAGCAAACGTGGATTTTTCGCCAATCCGACAATATATTTGACCTCATTTTTATCACACCAATTCAGCATTTTCTGCCGACAAAAGCCACTGTCTCCCCGGAAAATAATCTTAACCTTCGGCCATTTCTGCCGAAAGCGCTTTACCAGTAGCGAGAGAATCGCCCAGGCATGCTTGGCCGCATCAATTTTTGATGGACGCAAATAAGCCACAAGCAATTGATCCCCGCAGAAAACATACAACGGCAAAAAGCAATAGTGGTCATAATAGCCATGAAAAAAGCGATTTTCCTGCATCCCGTAAGTGAGGTCATCGGTGGCATCGAAATCAAGAATCAATTCTCGAGGCGGCGTGGAGAAACTTTCGATAAAGAATTCGACAAACAATCGGCTCAAATCTACGCAAGCACGACGATCGATTCCATTTTCGAATCGACATAAAGTGCTTGGAGTGGCGAGTTGACGATCACGACCGACAACAGTTTGAATCAGCGGATCAGTTCGCAATTCATGATGGTCATTGAGATCTTCATGGCCGGCAACCAACCCGAAAACTCGTTGACGAAGCATGCTCAGATAGGAATGCTCAACTTTTCCGGGCTGTCGAATATCAAAAGAATCCAGCAGTTTACCGGCGCGCCGGGTCAAACCGAGTTTGCGGTCGAATTCTTTCACGAAAAGCAACCCGCCGTCACTGCTGATATCTCCACCGGCGAAATTGAATTCGATCTTTCTGCTTTTCGGACCTTGAAAGAACGGAATCGAAACATTACATTTTGTCATTGGCAGACCTCGGCGTTATATTGTGATGCAAGATATTACAATATAATATATTAGTCGAGAATCTGCCTCTTTGTTTTTGAAAATTTACGCAATATTCAGGTTAGCTGGATATTTCGGCGATGGGTTGAGCTTTCCAGTTTTGAGGGAGCAAAGAGTCGATCTGCGATGCGGGCGTGGTATTGATGCGGATCAGAACATCTTCCAGCCATTGACGGTAGTTGACGGCGTTGGCCTTGCAGGCCGCCGCGAAGGAAAACAGGATCGCCAAATTCTGTCCACCTGTCTCGCTTCCGGTGAAAAGCCAGTTACGTCTTCCGATTGAAATTCGTCTCATTTGAGACTCGGCGACGTTATTGTCAAGATTTAATTGGGGATCATAAAGGAACTTTTTGAGCTCTTTTTCAATATTCAAAGCATAGGTTGCGGCTTTTGCCAATGGAGAGAACGGCAACTCATTCTGCTGCCACTCACGGCAAAGCGCAAAGATATCGTCAACAATTTTACGTGAATCCCGGCGGGCGATTTTTCGAGCTTGAAATAATGCAGTCTCGGTGCCTTTGGCTTCGGCTTTATCCTTGGCGATTCGCTCAATCCGGTAGAGATCGCGGATCATGTCAAGCATCCGCGCACTTTTAACAAAACCGGCTTTATGGGCATCGAAAATACGCCTTCTGTAGTGAGCCCAGCAGCAAGCAGCCTCGCAGGAAAGCTTTTCATAACCGACATAGGAATCGCGAATAATCGTGCCGACATAATCGCCCAGCAACAGTTGAGCAACATCCTGTGAGCGCGATGGCGAAAAATGAAAGGCCACCATCGGCGGACCGATCCCGGTCATTCGACACCAGAAATAAGCGGTTTTGCACTTGCCGTGTCCGGGAACGGCCAGCTTCAGGAAGGTTTCATCGACATGGAGCACATCACACTCCATAATCAGTTCCACCATCCGGTCATAAAGAACCTTGAGGCTCTGGGCCCGTTTTTGAAAAGATGCGCCAGCGTGGACGGGGCGATCTGGACTCCCTCACTTGCAAACATTTTCACTTGGCGTTCCAGCGGAATCGAGTGTTCCGTTTTATCGGCGATGACTTTCGCCGGAATGGAGACATCATATTTGGTTTTGCCGCTCGGACTGTTGAAATAATCACCAGGCGCGGAAGCCGTCCGAACGCCTTGGAGCGGATCTCCCGAAGCCGCATATTTAGCCCGGCGGTAGCGGATCACATACAAGCCGCTGCGGATCGCCAAACGTTCGGAATCCTCATAGCCGATCAACTCCATCCCCAGTCGTTTTTCCTCCGGGATATCGATGATCCGATCCTCGCGGGGAAGATCAGACGGAATCTCCTCCCAACCATTTTTTTTCACGGATTTTCCGGGTGTGCTCGGCGATGGTTTGCGATTCAGCAGGAACCTCCGATTCACTTGTTTCCTCAAATCCAGGCAACAACCCCGATTGGTCGGCCGTCGGCAAAAAACGCTCTGATTTGGAACCGAAAATCTGACGCTTCAGCCAGGCGTTTTCATATTCGAGTTTGGCGTTCTGTTTTTTCAACGCGGCATTTTCGGATTTCAGAACTGCGTTTTCAGCTTTCAGCGCGGCATTTTCGGATTTCAGGGTGATGATTTCAGCTCTGGCCGCCGCCAGTTCTTTTTTGAGATTCAATATCTCTTCTGCCTGCTTGTGAATGAGAGCACTCAATTCCCGGATGGCCGCAAGCGCGTCTTCCAAGGTGGATATTTCCCCTTCCATGTCAATAGCATAGACTGTTCAATCGGATTTTTCAAATCCATATCCAGCTTATTTTCAAAAAATTATCAATATTATTACGACGGTGTCTCCTTCGAATACCGTTTGTAATACCGCTGCGGCTTGATCCCCGACAAGATCGCATAAAGTTCCCGCGACTCCAACTCAATTTTTCCCTCCGCCGATACCGGTAGATTGAACTGACCACGCTCAAGCCGCTTCGCAAAAATACACATGCCGCCATCCTGGTAAAAAATCATTTTCACCAACTTCTTGTTCCGGCTGAAAAACACGAACAAATGTCCCGACGCCGGATCGCGACCGATATATTCCTCCACCGCTCCCGCCAAACCATCGAACGACTTCCGAAGATTCACCGGGTGCGGACAATAATAGATGCGCTGATTGCCTCCAAGAGAAAACATCAACGATCCTCAAATACGTCCAAAACTTCCGATAACGTTTCCGGAACAAAAGCCGGAGCCAACTCAATTTCCCACTCGCCAAACTTCAGACGAATACCAGAAGAACGCGTTGAGATTGGGACGGACGATGGTTTTACTTCCACAAATTCAACTTTGGCGTCTCCTGCCCGTTCCTTTTTTAGCCGGCTAACCTGAATGTTGCATGAAACTTTCGAATCGTCGAGAAATGTTCAGAAGATTCGGAAGTTTTTATTTTCAGAGTCGGATATTGTCGTTTTTTTGCAAATTGAGCATATTCCCCCTTTCCCCCGTTGTTGTTCGGCGAGCCGGGGACAGCTCTCCAAGGTTTTATTCCCAAGCGATGATTTTCGCAGCGATCAAGCGGAGGAGTTCCTGATTTGGACAAGCACTTGAAAGAGCAACATAAATTTTTCTGGTATTCCGCCGAATAATGGCACCGATTTTCACCAGGTATAAGCGAATGCTGCCGCAGGTAGCCTCGGCAAATTGAGTTCCTGTCAACAACAATGCCCGAAACCGTTCCATGAGAATATAAGCCAAACTTGAAAGCAGAAGCCGGAATTGATTTGCCGCAAAGTCATGGCAGCTCGTCCGATCAGCGAAAAGATCCAGCTGCTGTTCCTTGATCCTGTTTTCCATCTCACCTCGGGCGCAATAGACTTTTTCATAAAGATATTGTCCATCATCATCAAGATTGGTGACGATAAAACGATTATTCGGTCCGGGGGAGTTGAATTCCGCTTTGGCAATCACCCGGCGCGGGTATTTCCAAGTTCCTGCCGCATATTCGAACTGAGTAAACAGTTTTGCTTTTTCATGTGTTTCGTTGTAAAGTGCTTCCGCTTTCACTTGAAGATCTTTTGATAATTCCAGCAAACGTGGATTTTTCGCCAATCCGACAATATATTTGACCTCATTTTTATCACACCAGTTCAGCATTTTCTGCCGACAAAAGCCACTGTCTCCCCGGAAAATAATCTTAACCTTCGGCCATTTCTGCCGAAAGCGCTTTACCAGTAGCGAGAGAATCGCCCAAGCATGCTTGGCCGCATCAATTTTTGATGGACGCAAATAAGCCACAAGCAATTGATCCCCGCAGAAAACATACAACGGCAAAAAGCAATAGTGGTCATAATAGCCATGAAAAAAGCGATTTTCCTGCATCCCGTAAGTGAGGTCATCGGTAGCATCGAAATCAAGAATCAATTCTCGAGGCGGCGTGGAAAAACTTTCGATAAAGAATTCGACAAACAATCGGCTCAAATCTACGCAAGCACGACGATCGATTCCATTTTCGAATCGACATAAAGTGCTTGGAGTGGCGAGTTGACGATCACGACCGACAACAGTTTGAATCAGCGGATCAGTTCGCAATTCATGATGGTCATTGAGATCTT harbors:
- a CDS encoding IS1380 family transposase, encoding MTKCNVSIPVFQGPKSRKIEFNFAGGDISSDGGLLFVKEFDRKLGLTRRAGNLLDSFDLRQPGKVEHSYLSMLRQRVFGLVAGHEDLNDHHELRTDPLIQTVVGRDRQLATPSTLCRFENGIDRRACVDLSRLFVEFFIESFSTPPRELILDFDATDDLTYGMQENRFFHGYYDHYCFLPLYVFCGDQLLVAYLRPSKIDAAKHAWAILSLLVKRFRQKWPKVKIIFRGDSGFCRQKMLNWCDKNEVKYIVGLAKNPRLLELSKDLQVKAEALYNETHEKAKLFTQFEYAAGTWKYPRRVIAKAEFNSPGPNNRFIVTNLDDDGQYLYEKVYCARGEMENRIKEQQLDLFADRTSCHDFAANQFRLLLSSLAYILMERFRALLLTGTQFAEATCGSIRLYLVKIGAIIRRNTRKIYVALSSACPNQELLRLIAAKIIAWE
- the tnpB gene encoding IS66 family insertion sequence element accessory protein TnpB (TnpB, as the term is used for proteins encoded by IS66 family insertion elements, is considered an accessory protein, since TnpC, encoded by a neighboring gene, is a DDE family transposase.), which encodes MFSLGGNQRIYYCPHPVNLRKSFDGLAGAVEEYIGRDPASGHLFVFFSRNKKLVKMIFYQDGGMCIFAKRLERGQFNLPVSAEGKIELESRELYAILSGIKPQRYYKRYSKETPS
- a CDS encoding IS1380 family transposase — its product is MTKCNVSIPFFQGPKSRKIEFNFAGGDISSDGGLLFVKEFDRKLGLTRRAGKLLDSFDIRQPGKVEHSYLSMLRQRVFGLVAGHEDLNDHHELRTDPLIQTVVGRDRQLATPSTLCRFENGIDRRACVDLSRLFVEFFIESFSTPPRELILDFDATDDLTYGMQENRFFHGYYDHYCFLPLYVFCGDQLLVAYLRPSKIDAAKHAWAILSLLVKRFRQKWPKVKIIFRGDSGFCRQKMLNWCDKNEVKYIVGLAKNPRLLELSKDLQIKAEALYNETHEKAKLFTQFEYAAGTWKYPRRVIAKAEFNSPGPNNRFIVTNLDDDDGQYLYEKVYCARGEMENRIKEQQLDLFADRTSCHDFAANQFRLLLSSLAYILMERFRALLLTGTQFAEATCGSIRLYLVKIGAIIRRNTRKIYVALSSACPNQELLRLIAAKIIAIE
- a CDS encoding transposase domain-containing protein; this translates as MAILFSFAAACKANAVNYRQWLEDVLIRINTTPASQIDSLLPQNWKAQPIAEISS